A stretch of the Denticeps clupeoides chromosome 6, fDenClu1.1, whole genome shotgun sequence genome encodes the following:
- the fam76b gene encoding protein FAM76B isoform X1, with product MATSALYACTKCNQRYPFEELSQGQQLCKECRIAHPIVKCTYCRSEFQQESKTNTICKKCAQNVKQFGTPKPCQYCNIIAAFIGTKCQRCTNSEKKYGPPQTCEQCKQQCAFDRKEEGRRKVDGKLLCWLCTLSYRRVLQKTKEQRKGLGPSHSNSSSLSEKEHQRQHHHHHQHRHSTSHHKLSGSLSPEQEQGLWKQSHKSSSIQKETPKKKPKLEVKPSNGDSSSIAQSMDSGGTDNFILISQLKEEVMSLKRLLQQRDQTILDKDRKLTELKADFQYQESNMRVKMNNMEKAHKEAMEQQQAKNRELMKQVAALSKGKKFDRSGSSLLLP from the exons ATGGCAACGTCGGCCCTCTACGCGTGTACTAAATGTAACCAGCGGTATCCGTTCGAGGAGCTTTCCCAGGGACAACAACTGTGCAAG GAGTGCAGAATCGCACACCCTATAGTGAAGTGTACATACTGCAGGTCGGAATTCCAGCAGGAGAG CAAAACAAACACGATCTGCAAGAAGTGTGCTCAGAATGTGAAACAGTTTGGGACG CCCAAACCGTGTCAGTACTGTAACATCATTGCTGCGTTCATTGGGACTAAGTGTCAGCGCTGCACAAACTCTGAGAAGAAGTATGGTCCTCCTCAGACCTGTGAGCAGTGCAAACAGCAGTGTGCCTTTGACAGAAAAGAGGAAGGGCGGCGAAAG GTTGATGGGAAGCTCCTTTGTTGGCTGTGTACTCTGTCGTATCGCCGGGTTCTTCAGAAGACTAAAGAGCAGCGCAAAGGTCTTGGTCCCTCTCACTCCAACTCTTCATCGCTTAGTGAAAAAGAGCACCAGAGAcagcaccaccatcaccaccaacatCGTCACAGCACGTCTCACCACAA GCTTAGTGGTAGCCTGAGTCCTGAGCAAGAACAGGGACTCTGGAAGCAGAG CCATAAGTCCTCCTCCATTCAGAAAGAAACTCCAAAGAAGAAACCAAAACTGGAGGTCAAGCCATCAAATGGAGACAG CAGTTCTATTGCACAATCAATGGATTCTGGAGGAACTGACAACTTCATACTGATCAGTCAACTTAAAGAGGAAGTCATGTCACTAAAAAGACTCTTGCAGCAAAGAGACCAGACCATCTTAGATAAGGACAGAAAG TTGACTGAGCTGAAGGCTGATTTTCAGTACCAGGAATCCAACATGAGGGTGAAGATGAACAACATGGAGAAGGCGCATAAAGAGGCCATGGAGCAGCAACAG GCGAAAAACCGAGAGCTGATGAAGCAGGTTGCAGCACTCTCTAAGGGAAAAAAGTTTGACCGGTCAGGAAGTTCGCTGCTGTTGCCATAA
- the fam76b gene encoding protein FAM76B isoform X2, producing the protein MATSALYACTKCNQRYPFEELSQGQQLCKECRIAHPIVKCTYCRSEFQQESKTNTICKKCAQNVKQFGTPKPCQYCNIIAAFIGTKCQRCTNSEKKYGPPQTCEQCKQQCAFDRKEEGRRKVDGKLLCWLCTLSYRRVLQKTKEQRKGLGPSHSNSSSLSEKEHQRQHHHHHQHRHSTSHHKLSGSLSPEQEQGLWKQSHKSSSIQKETPKKKPKLEVKPSNGDSSIAQSMDSGGTDNFILISQLKEEVMSLKRLLQQRDQTILDKDRKLTELKADFQYQESNMRVKMNNMEKAHKEAMEQQQAKNRELMKQVAALSKGKKFDRSGSSLLLP; encoded by the exons ATGGCAACGTCGGCCCTCTACGCGTGTACTAAATGTAACCAGCGGTATCCGTTCGAGGAGCTTTCCCAGGGACAACAACTGTGCAAG GAGTGCAGAATCGCACACCCTATAGTGAAGTGTACATACTGCAGGTCGGAATTCCAGCAGGAGAG CAAAACAAACACGATCTGCAAGAAGTGTGCTCAGAATGTGAAACAGTTTGGGACG CCCAAACCGTGTCAGTACTGTAACATCATTGCTGCGTTCATTGGGACTAAGTGTCAGCGCTGCACAAACTCTGAGAAGAAGTATGGTCCTCCTCAGACCTGTGAGCAGTGCAAACAGCAGTGTGCCTTTGACAGAAAAGAGGAAGGGCGGCGAAAG GTTGATGGGAAGCTCCTTTGTTGGCTGTGTACTCTGTCGTATCGCCGGGTTCTTCAGAAGACTAAAGAGCAGCGCAAAGGTCTTGGTCCCTCTCACTCCAACTCTTCATCGCTTAGTGAAAAAGAGCACCAGAGAcagcaccaccatcaccaccaacatCGTCACAGCACGTCTCACCACAA GCTTAGTGGTAGCCTGAGTCCTGAGCAAGAACAGGGACTCTGGAAGCAGAG CCATAAGTCCTCCTCCATTCAGAAAGAAACTCCAAAGAAGAAACCAAAACTGGAGGTCAAGCCATCAAATGGAGACAG TTCTATTGCACAATCAATGGATTCTGGAGGAACTGACAACTTCATACTGATCAGTCAACTTAAAGAGGAAGTCATGTCACTAAAAAGACTCTTGCAGCAAAGAGACCAGACCATCTTAGATAAGGACAGAAAG TTGACTGAGCTGAAGGCTGATTTTCAGTACCAGGAATCCAACATGAGGGTGAAGATGAACAACATGGAGAAGGCGCATAAAGAGGCCATGGAGCAGCAACAG GCGAAAAACCGAGAGCTGATGAAGCAGGTTGCAGCACTCTCTAAGGGAAAAAAGTTTGACCGGTCAGGAAGTTCGCTGCTGTTGCCATAA